A part of Toxotes jaculatrix isolate fToxJac2 chromosome 24, fToxJac2.pri, whole genome shotgun sequence genomic DNA contains:
- the LOC121177971 gene encoding adenosine receptor A1-like, which yields MNATRGSCTSEMPYGYQPRLKGLYIATELIIAVLAIIGNVLVCLAVTHNKKLRTVTNYFLVSLAVADILVGLVAIPCAVLTDLGQPRHDLPLCLVLLSILMVLTQSSILSLLAVAAERYVAILLPFQYQRLMSPRNARLALLVTWGLGAISGSVPLMDWQRQPADSDYCIFTCVVDMSYMVYFNFFCCLLVPLAAMFVIYGHIFLTVRRQISRIAVARGTAEDMRTEDSGSSETGTEVTGSSGAGGSTGEADLGTGKGTGRQPKEKKRRCKAKGRAGVEVKSGPGSVIETETTTVFAKPGSRIGPATSATFSSAPADPRPREPSLVKANIRTCRELRKATSLFLVLFLFMVCWMPIHIINCVLLLCPQCDVPMSLTLAAILLSHANSALNPILYAYRMRSFRHTLMGMWRGMWRVRPKHQ from the exons ATGAATGCGACTCGTGGTAGCTGCACGTCAGAAATGCCTTACGGATACCAACCTCGTCTCAAAGGGCTGTACATCGCCACTGAGCTCATCATCGCCGTGCTGGCCATCATCGGAAACGTTCTGGTTTGCCTGGCTGTCACTCACAACAAGAAACTTCGAACGGTCACCAACTACTTCCTG GTATCATTGGCAGTGGCGGACATCCTGGTGGGCTTGGTGGCCATTCCCTGTGCAGTGCTGACAGACCTGGGTCAACCTCGCCATGACCTGCCCCTCTGCCTGGTGCTGCTCAGCATCCTGATGGTGCTCACACAG agctCCATCCTGAGCCTGTTAGCTGTAGCAGCAGAACGCTACGTGGCCATCCTTCTGCCCTTCCAGTACCAGCGCTTGATGAGCCCCAGGAACGCCCGGCTGGCTCTGCTGGTCACCTGGGGCCTCGGGGCCATCTCCGGCTCGGTGCCGCTCATGGACTGGCAAAGACAACCGGCAGATTCTGA CTACTGTATCTTCACCTGTGTGGTGGACATGAGCTACATGGTCTACTTCAACTTCTTCTGCTGCCTCCTGGTGCCTCTGGCGGCCATGTTCGTCATCTACGGCCACATCTTCCTCACTGTTCGCCGCCAAATCAGCCGCATCGCTGTGGCCAGGGGGACAGCAGAGGACATGAGGACTGAAGACAGCGGGAGCAGCGAGACTGGGACAGAGGTCACAGGGAGTTCAGGTGCTGGAGGAAGCACAGGTGAAGCAGACCTGGGGACAGGAAAAGGAACTGGCAGACAACccaaggaaaagaagagaagatgtAAGGCTAAAGGGAGGGCCGGGGTCGAAGTCAAGTCTGGCCCTGGGTCTGTTATTGAAACTGAGACTACCACCGTCTTTGCAAAGCCAGGGTCCAGGATTGGCCCAGCTACATCTGCCACCTTTAGCTCTGCTCCCGCTGACCCGCGTCCAAGAGAGCCCAGCCTGGTCAAAGCCAACATCCGCACCTGTCGGGAGCTGCGTAAGGCCACCTCCCTCTTCCTGGTCCTGTTTCTCTTCATGGTGTGCTGGATGCCCATCCACATCATTAACTGCGTCCTGCTGCTCTGCCCACAGTGTGATGTGCCCATGTCGCTCACGCTTGCCGCCATTTTGCTTTCCCACGCCAACTCGGCCCTCAACCCGATCCTGTACGCGTACAGGATGAGGTCATTCCGACACACTCTGATGGGAATGTGGAGAGGGATGTGGCGCGTTAGGCCAAAACACCAGTAG
- the gtf3c3 gene encoding general transcription factor 3C polypeptide 3 isoform X1 produces the protein MSGFSAELIDYLEGRITFEEFDKRRDERRAKESETLAEDGEDDAQPSTSTQIPGKIEEGVSPGVQLAFASMLGETPEPPSSEEEEEEDSLSYVDDEDDEDYKVEEEEGGKTELGLAEKRQGRGRGRGRGARRRKKKEEEAEDLSVGDVFALEMELNRENKKMMKERRHRSKLPRALRGLMGEANIRYARGEKEDAILMCMEIIRQAPLAYEPFSTLAMIYEDDEDMDKALQFSLIAAHLNPSDSEEWIRLAEMSLEQDNIRQAIVCYSKAIKYDPTNVRYLWERSSLHMRLGEHKQCMDGYRRILSLLPLEDGEHFMQLSKDMAKSYYESNDLPSALNVIEEALARHPTLVSDDFINMAAELYIASHQYNKAVQVLVQFAGIVLVRAESSSNITAPKQEEKVVEMMIEEQEKKSEEDTKTVEEMSAEESGAIKQVQVPDTVPVDLRAKLIVCLIHLHVYTPLEGLVPSLMEQSPEEIGDLYLDVAEAYLDKGEYLSALPLLSALVISEKYNLAVVWLRHAECLKALGHMEAATESYNKVVEMAPQHLEARLSLATLQQQLGRPERALKALESMYDSDTLSQDSSAAQKELKLLLHRSTLLKTQGQIQDYLDAMITMISMLLKVAMQRAKVCVRSVTVSGKNHLRLVKAKDLLPEIADHEAAYLDNTGKTNVLSKEDWWQLLVSCVLTLSEVQRYEEAELLVESAMEFYSFYDNKPRRKELEFFGLSATILDHNYYKAYNYIRLMLMENVDLPQLWNIFNQLTITSQHQRHHRFCLRLLLKHPDNHALCVLCGHNAMVSGSFKHALGQYVQAFQTHPKNPLHSLCVGLTFFHMASQKYVAKRHTLVLQGFSFLWQYVELRGECQESMYNLGRALHQMGLTHLAIHYYQKALTLPAQKLEGIADDQVDLRREIAFNLSLVYQASGNMAMARQVINTHCVV, from the exons ATGTCCGGCTTCAGTGCTGAACTGATAGACTACCTCGAGGGCAGGATAACTTTTGAGGAGTTTGACAAAAGGAGAGACGAGAGAAGGGCAAAG GAGTCGGAGACGTTAGCTGAGGACGGGGAGGATGATGCTCAGCCTTCTACCTCGACACAAATCCCGGGGAAGATCG AAGAAGGAGTCAGCCCAGGGGTCCAGCTGGCCTTTGCCTCCATGCTGGGAGAAACACCAGAACCACCATCttctgaagaagaggaggaggaggacagttTGAGCTATGTTGATGACGAAGATGATGAGGATTacaaggtggaggaggaggaagggggaaaGACGGAGTTGGGGCTGGCAGAGAAGAGGCAGGGGCGAGGACGGGGACGAGGTAGAGGAGCacggaggaggaagaagaaagaggaagaggcgGAGGACCTGTCGGTGGGAGATGTGTTTGCACTAGAGATGGAGCTGAACCGAGAAAACAAGAAGATgatgaag GAGAGGCGTCATCGCAGCAAGCTGCCCCGAGCTCTGAGAGGCCTGATGGGAGAAGCCAACATCCGCTACgccagaggagagaaagaggacgCCATTTTGATGTGTATGGAAATCATAAGACAGG ctcctctggcCTATGAGCCTTTCTCCACGTTGGCCATGATCTACGAGGATGACGAAGACATGGACAAAGCACTGCAGTTTAGTCTGATTGCTGCCCACCTCAACCCCTCCGACAGCGAGGAGTGGATCAGACTGGCTGAAATGTCTCTGGAGCAGGACAACATCCGACAGGCCATCGTCTGCTACTCCAAAG CCATCAAGTACGACCCCACCAACGTGCGCTACCTGTGGGAGCGCTCCAGCCTCCACATGCGCCTGGGAGAGCACAAGCAGTGCATGGACGGCTACCGCAGGATCCTGTCGCTGCTGCCGCTGGAGGACGGAGAGCACTTCATGCAGCTTTCTAAGGACATGGCCAA GAGTTACTATGAGAGCAATGACTTGCCCTCAGCTCTGAATGTGATAGAGGAAGCTCTGGCACGACACCCCACCCTGGTCAGCGATGACTTCATCAACATGGCAGCTGAGCTCTATATCGCCAGCCACCAGTACAACAAGGCCGTGCAG GTCTTGGTCCAGTTTGCAGGCATTGTTTTGGTCAGAGCTGAGTCCAGTTCAAACATCACGGCACCAAAACAAGAGGAGAAAGTGGTGGAGATGATGAttgaggagcaggagaagaagagtgaaGAAGATACAAAGACGGTAGAGGAAATGTCAGCGGAGGAGAGTG gtgCAATTAAACAAGTACAGGTACCAGACACTGTCCCAGTGGACCTGAGGGCCAAGCTAATTGTCTGCCTCATACACCTACACGTGTACACGCCCCTGGAG GGCCTGGTACCATCGCTGATGGAGCAGAGTCCAGAGGAGATTGGAGACTTGTACCTGGATGTAGCTGAAGCCTACCTGGACAAGGGCGAGTACctgtctgctctgcctctgctgtctgCCCTCGTCATATCCGAAAAGTACAACCTGGCTGTCGTCTGGCTCCGACACGCAG AATGTCTGAAGGCACTGGGCCACATGGAGGCGGCGACAGAAAGCTACAATAAGGTGGTAGAGATGGCCCCGCAGCACCTGGAGGCCCGGCTCTCCCTGGCcaccctgcagcagcagctgggccGGCCAGAGCGCGCCCTCAAGGCCCTGGAGTCCATGTACGACAGCGACACCCTGTCACAGGACTCTTCAGCCGCACAGAAG GAATTAAAGCTGCTTCTGCACCGTTCGACGCTGCTGAAGACTCAGGGACAAATACAGGACTACCTGGATGCTATGATCACCATGATCTCCATGCTGCTTAAA GTGGCCATGCAGCGAGCTAAGGTGTGTGTACGCTCTGTAACTGTGTCGGGTAAGAATCACCTGAGGCTGGTAAAAGCCAAAGACCTGCTGCCAGAGATCGCTGACCATGAAGCTGCCTATCTGGACAATACTG GTAAAACCAACGTTTTGTCCAAAGAGGACTGGTGGCAGCTGCTGGTGAGCTGCGTGCTGACGCTGTCTGAGGTGCAGCGCTACGAGGAGGCCGAGCTGCTGGTGGAGTCCGCCATGGAGTTCTACTCTTTTTACGACAACAAGCCCAGGAGGAAGGAGCTGGAGTTCTTCGGCCTGTCTGCCACCATCTTGGACCACAACTACTACAAGGCTTACAACTACATCAG ATTAATGCTGATGGAAAATGTGGATCTGCCTCAGCTTTGGAACATTTTCAACCAG CTGACGATCACCTCTCAGCACCAGCGTCACCATCGCTTCTGTCTGCGTCTGCTGTTGAAACACCCCGACAACCACGccctgtgtgtcctctgtggacATAACGCCATGGTGTCAGGAAGCTTCAAACATGCTCTGG GCCAGTATGTTCAGGCCTTCCAGACTCACCCAAAGAACCCACTCCACAGCCTGTGTGTGGGTCTCACCTTCTTCCACATGGCGTCTCAGAAGTACGTCGCCAAACGACACACTCTGGTGCTGCAG GGGTTCTCCTTCCTGTGGCAGTATGTGGAGCTGCGTGGAGAGTGTCAGGAGAGCATGTACAACCTGGGCAGGGCGCTACACCAGATGGGTCTCACACATCTGGCCATACATTACTACCAGAAGGCCCTCACACTGCCTGCACAGAAACTGGAG GGGATCGCCGATGATCAGGTGGATCTGAGGAGGGAGATCGCCTTCAACCTGTCACTCGTCTACCAGGCCAGCGGGAACATGGCGATGGCTCGACAGgtcatcaacacacactgcGTAGTTTGA
- the gtf3c3 gene encoding general transcription factor 3C polypeptide 3 isoform X2 codes for MSGFSAELIDYLEGRITFEEFDKRRDERRAKESETLAEDGEDDAQPSTSTQIPGKIEEGVSPGVQLAFASMLGETPEPPSSEEEEEEDSLSYVDDEDDEDYKVEEEEGGKTELGLAEKRQGRGRGRGRGARRRKKKEEEAEDLSVGDVFALEMELNRENKKMMKERRHRSKLPRALRGLMGEANIRYARGEKEDAILMCMEIIRQAPLAYEPFSTLAMIYEDDEDMDKALQFSLIAAHLNPSDSEEWIRLAEMSLEQDNIRQAIVCYSKAIKYDPTNVRYLWERSSLHMRLGEHKQCMDGYRRILSLLPLEDGEHFMQLSKDMAKSYYESNDLPSALNVIEEALARHPTLVSDDFINMAAELYIASHQYNKAVQVLVQFAGIVLVRAESSSNITAPKQEEKVVEMMIEEQEKKSEEDTKTVEEMSAEESGAIKQVQVPDTVPVDLRAKLIVCLIHLHVYTPLEGLVPSLMEQSPEEIGDLYLDVAEAYLDKGEYLSALPLLSALVISEKYNLAVVWLRHAECLKALGHMEAATESYNKVVEMAPQHLEARLSLATLQQQLGRPERALKALESMYDSDTLSQDSSAAQKELKLLLHRSTLLKTQGQIQDYLDAMITMISMLLKVAMQRAKVCVRSVTVSGKNHLRLVKAKDLLPEIADHEAAYLDNTGKTNVLSKEDWWQLLVSCVLTLSEVQRYEEAELLVESAMEFYSFYDNKPRRKELEFFGLSATILDHNYYKAYNYIRLMLMENVDLPQLWNIFNQVCQVSA; via the exons ATGTCCGGCTTCAGTGCTGAACTGATAGACTACCTCGAGGGCAGGATAACTTTTGAGGAGTTTGACAAAAGGAGAGACGAGAGAAGGGCAAAG GAGTCGGAGACGTTAGCTGAGGACGGGGAGGATGATGCTCAGCCTTCTACCTCGACACAAATCCCGGGGAAGATCG AAGAAGGAGTCAGCCCAGGGGTCCAGCTGGCCTTTGCCTCCATGCTGGGAGAAACACCAGAACCACCATCttctgaagaagaggaggaggaggacagttTGAGCTATGTTGATGACGAAGATGATGAGGATTacaaggtggaggaggaggaagggggaaaGACGGAGTTGGGGCTGGCAGAGAAGAGGCAGGGGCGAGGACGGGGACGAGGTAGAGGAGCacggaggaggaagaagaaagaggaagaggcgGAGGACCTGTCGGTGGGAGATGTGTTTGCACTAGAGATGGAGCTGAACCGAGAAAACAAGAAGATgatgaag GAGAGGCGTCATCGCAGCAAGCTGCCCCGAGCTCTGAGAGGCCTGATGGGAGAAGCCAACATCCGCTACgccagaggagagaaagaggacgCCATTTTGATGTGTATGGAAATCATAAGACAGG ctcctctggcCTATGAGCCTTTCTCCACGTTGGCCATGATCTACGAGGATGACGAAGACATGGACAAAGCACTGCAGTTTAGTCTGATTGCTGCCCACCTCAACCCCTCCGACAGCGAGGAGTGGATCAGACTGGCTGAAATGTCTCTGGAGCAGGACAACATCCGACAGGCCATCGTCTGCTACTCCAAAG CCATCAAGTACGACCCCACCAACGTGCGCTACCTGTGGGAGCGCTCCAGCCTCCACATGCGCCTGGGAGAGCACAAGCAGTGCATGGACGGCTACCGCAGGATCCTGTCGCTGCTGCCGCTGGAGGACGGAGAGCACTTCATGCAGCTTTCTAAGGACATGGCCAA GAGTTACTATGAGAGCAATGACTTGCCCTCAGCTCTGAATGTGATAGAGGAAGCTCTGGCACGACACCCCACCCTGGTCAGCGATGACTTCATCAACATGGCAGCTGAGCTCTATATCGCCAGCCACCAGTACAACAAGGCCGTGCAG GTCTTGGTCCAGTTTGCAGGCATTGTTTTGGTCAGAGCTGAGTCCAGTTCAAACATCACGGCACCAAAACAAGAGGAGAAAGTGGTGGAGATGATGAttgaggagcaggagaagaagagtgaaGAAGATACAAAGACGGTAGAGGAAATGTCAGCGGAGGAGAGTG gtgCAATTAAACAAGTACAGGTACCAGACACTGTCCCAGTGGACCTGAGGGCCAAGCTAATTGTCTGCCTCATACACCTACACGTGTACACGCCCCTGGAG GGCCTGGTACCATCGCTGATGGAGCAGAGTCCAGAGGAGATTGGAGACTTGTACCTGGATGTAGCTGAAGCCTACCTGGACAAGGGCGAGTACctgtctgctctgcctctgctgtctgCCCTCGTCATATCCGAAAAGTACAACCTGGCTGTCGTCTGGCTCCGACACGCAG AATGTCTGAAGGCACTGGGCCACATGGAGGCGGCGACAGAAAGCTACAATAAGGTGGTAGAGATGGCCCCGCAGCACCTGGAGGCCCGGCTCTCCCTGGCcaccctgcagcagcagctgggccGGCCAGAGCGCGCCCTCAAGGCCCTGGAGTCCATGTACGACAGCGACACCCTGTCACAGGACTCTTCAGCCGCACAGAAG GAATTAAAGCTGCTTCTGCACCGTTCGACGCTGCTGAAGACTCAGGGACAAATACAGGACTACCTGGATGCTATGATCACCATGATCTCCATGCTGCTTAAA GTGGCCATGCAGCGAGCTAAGGTGTGTGTACGCTCTGTAACTGTGTCGGGTAAGAATCACCTGAGGCTGGTAAAAGCCAAAGACCTGCTGCCAGAGATCGCTGACCATGAAGCTGCCTATCTGGACAATACTG GTAAAACCAACGTTTTGTCCAAAGAGGACTGGTGGCAGCTGCTGGTGAGCTGCGTGCTGACGCTGTCTGAGGTGCAGCGCTACGAGGAGGCCGAGCTGCTGGTGGAGTCCGCCATGGAGTTCTACTCTTTTTACGACAACAAGCCCAGGAGGAAGGAGCTGGAGTTCTTCGGCCTGTCTGCCACCATCTTGGACCACAACTACTACAAGGCTTACAACTACATCAG ATTAATGCTGATGGAAAATGTGGATCTGCCTCAGCTTTGGAACATTTTCAACCAGGTGTGCCAAGTGTCTGC CTGA